The genomic stretch GACCGTCGAGGATCCCTCGGCCGTCAGCATCGACGGTGCCTGCGAACCGGTCTCTTCTCCGGTCTCGGTCTGGCCGCTGCTTGCCTCGTTGTTGTTGTTACTTGCCTCGGTGTTCTCGCTGTCACCGCTGTTGCCGGAACAGCCCGCGAGGCCCGCAACCCCTGCCGCACCAGAGGCCACAAGGAATTTGCGACGCGAAACGCCCGTCGGGTTCTCCGAATCCTGCGTCATCAACTGTGAGCACGCGATTTGCTATTAAACCCGTTTATAATACTGGTACTGACGGATTCGGTACGTCCGAGAGGGAACAGCATGAGACAGTCCACCACACGCACCGAGATGGAGGGATACCGAGTGCTACATATTTCACAGTATATACATGACGGAAGATATAACGAGTCGCCATCGCAAGCGGTGGCTATGAGCTCGGATTCGGACGTGAGCGACGCTGCGTCCCTCGAAGGCCGTCCAGTGGACGAGGTAGTCGACCAGCTGGTGGAGACGCGGGACGCCGAGGCGGACACAGTCCGCGCCGCACTCGGCTACGTCAGCGACGACGGCGTCGTGTCTCGGGAGGCCGCACAGGACTCGCTCGCACACGTCTCGAAGGTCGTCTCGACCCCGGAGACACGGGTCGAGCTGGCACGCATGGAGCTGAGCGAGGCACGGGAGAAGGCGAGTGGCGTCGCCGACCTCGACGTCGTTGCCGCACGACTCTCGCGTTTCGAGACCCAGGTCGAGCGTGTCGAAGAGCGGGCCGCGGCACTCGGCCCCCGGCTACAGCGTCTCGTCGAACGGCAGGAGCGCGACGGGGACCTCTTCGAGATCGGCCGGGAGATTCGGCAGCTCACCACCGACGCCAACGAGGTGCAGCGCGACGCCGACGACCTCATGTTGGCCATCGAGGACGGCTTCGGCAAGTGGCTCGCGTCGAACGCCGTCCGCGTCCGCGAACTGCGTGAGGACGTCGATGCCCTCGACGCCTCGCACGACGAACTCGCGGCCAGTGTCGAGACGCTGGTAGACTTCGCGACGGGCGAATCCGACGACCCCCCCGACGGCTCCGAGCGCGTCTCCGACCCCGCCCTCGCGTGGGCGACGATTTCCCAGCAGCTCGCCGTGCACGATCTGTTGGCGGCGGACGTCCGGGCCGAACTCGAGGGGATTCGGACGTGGAAAGCGCGGGAGGATATCGAGGGTGACGGCTCACTCGACGACCTCGAACCGACGCTCGACAGGCTCGCCGAACGGCGGACGCGACTGCGGGAGCGACTCGCCGACGTCGCCCGCGACGAGTGGGTCGAACAGTACGGCGACCAAGTCGACGCCGTCGAAACGAAACTCGCCGCCTTCGACCCGCCGACGTCCTGGGAAACGGTCCAGACAGCGGTCGACCGCCACGGAGTCACGCCGACGGACTCGGCGTAGCGACGAACGGAATCCGTGCGAATTGAACGCCGGAGTACTGTGACCCAGACTCCCCGCTCGCCACGCGCCGGTGCTATCCCTGTCAGTTCGTGTCACACACGAACAATCTTTAAGTGAGTACCACGAATCATGTAGGATAC from Halogranum gelatinilyticum encodes the following:
- a CDS encoding halo transducer protein; the protein is MSSDSDVSDAASLEGRPVDEVVDQLVETRDAEADTVRAALGYVSDDGVVSREAAQDSLAHVSKVVSTPETRVELARMELSEAREKASGVADLDVVAARLSRFETQVERVEERAAALGPRLQRLVERQERDGDLFEIGREIRQLTTDANEVQRDADDLMLAIEDGFGKWLASNAVRVRELREDVDALDASHDELAASVETLVDFATGESDDPPDGSERVSDPALAWATISQQLAVHDLLAADVRAELEGIRTWKAREDIEGDGSLDDLEPTLDRLAERRTRLRERLADVARDEWVEQYGDQVDAVETKLAAFDPPTSWETVQTAVDRHGVTPTDSA